Proteins from a single region of Diorhabda sublineata isolate icDioSubl1.1 chromosome 2, icDioSubl1.1, whole genome shotgun sequence:
- the LOC130452950 gene encoding galactosylgalactosylxylosylprotein 3-beta-glucuronosyltransferase P-like — protein sequence MTYRNKMNGRPVLVIFLCAMLCMMLYHATNGSSVVQKKIVFKSETFESEYFRHIYVITPTFKRPEQIPELVRLSQTLMLVPNLTWLVIEDGYERNELVENILKKFGSRYQYLLAPMPEKYKSRSQRPRGVSNRNKGLEWIRNYTKTGVVYFADDDNTYDIELFREIRKTRTVSMFPVGLVTELGLSSPIVQNCTFTGFYDGWIAGRKFPVDMAGFAVSVEFLLSRPNAKIPYEVGYEEDGFLKSLSPLEPSDIQLLASCCSKILVWHTQTVKNKPAKISHSYDNTNIEILTKLIV from the coding sequence ATGACctatagaaataaaatgaatggCAGACCAGtattagtaatatttttatgCGCGATGTTATGTATGATGTTATACCATGCGACTAATGGAAGCAGtgttgtacaaaaaaaaattgtttttaagtcAGAAACTTTCGAAAGTGAATATTTTCGGCATATATACGTCATCACACCTACGTTCAAAAGACCGGAACAAATACCTGAATTGGTTAGATTATCGCAAACATTAATGTTGGTACCCAATCTAACATGGCTGGTTATAGAAGATGGTTATGAGAGGAACGAATTAGTTGAAAATATCCTCAAAAAGTTTGGATCAAGATATCAGTATTTATTAGCACCAATGcctgaaaaatataaaagtagatcTCAACGTCCCAGAGGAGTATCCAATAGAAACAAAGGATTGGAGTGGATAAGAAACTATACAAAAACAGGTGTAGTTTATTTTGCTGATGATGATAATACGTATGACATCGAATTATTCAGGGAAATCAGAAAAACACGGACAGTGTCCATGTTTCCTGTTGGTTTGGTTACTGAATTGGGATTAAGCTCTCCGATTGTACAAAACTGCACTTTCACGGGTTTTTATGATGGTTGGATTGCCGGCAGAAAGTTTCCAGTGGACATGGCTGGTTTTGCAGTTTCTGTAGAATTTCTTTTATCACGTCCGAATGCTAAGATACCTTATGAGGTTGGATATGAAGAAGATGGATTTTTGAAGAGTTTGTCACCTCTCGAACCCAGCGACATACAGTTGTTAGCTTCGTGTTGTTCTAAAATATTAGTTTGGCATACTCAAACTGTAAAGAATAAACCAGCAAAGATTTCTCATTCATATGACAATACAAATAtcgaaatattaacaaaattgattgtttag
- the LOC130452951 gene encoding E3 ubiquitin-protein ligase MARCHF3-like, protein MATQWLDNEQFTRSSGKERSIRAGTVAFVHRSCLETWLGESNTTTCELCHQIFNTERVPRYTSAKSVWYWCWRSNGSAQDVRSDLVACAIITPLTIIITYVCLFSSEYYNQVKFSSVPAARWTSVSLLIMIGIMLIGYYMWVYSTIRMHARRWYNWWQRTCNVRYIPPGTARVVNMNLAEEVRGGRVDESSSSVPVADVATSINESEINHTSISNGVGETVV, encoded by the exons ATGGCAACTCAATGGTTAGACAATGAACAATTTACAAGATCATCTGGCAAAGAGAGGTCGATTCGAGCG ggaACTGTGGCTTTCGTTCACAGATCATGTCTAGAAACGTGGTTGGGAGAATCTAATACTACAACTTGCGAACTATGCCATCAAATATTCAATACCGAAAGAGTACCAAGATACACATCTGCGAAATCTGTATGGTATTGGTGCTGGCGTTCCAACGGATCTGCTCAAGATGTTCGCAGTGATCTAGTGGCTTGCGCTATCATAACTCCTTTGACTATAATTATCACTTACGTCTGTCTTTTTTCCTCTGAGTATTATAACCAAGTAAAATTTTCTAGTGTTCCTGCTGCTAGATGGACATCAGTATCTTTATTGATTATGATTGGAATTATGCTTATAGGATATTATATGTGGGTGTATTCTACTATAAGGATGCATGCCCGGAGATGGTATAATTGGTGGCAAAGAACATGCAACGTAAGATATATACCACCTGGTACAGCTAGAGTTGTAAATATGAATTTAGCAGAAGAAGTAAGAGGTGGTAGAGTTGATGAAAGTAGCAGTTCAGTTCCGGTTGCAGACGTTGCTACTAGTATAAACGAGAGTGAAATTAACCACACTAGTATTTCAAATGGTGTTGGTGAAACTGTAGTATAA